In one window of Zhongshania aliphaticivorans DNA:
- a CDS encoding major capsid protein P2 — translation MRDIPKELSSFNGGGFSSRFTLNMDVGPTYKEIHLRTNLNNDQLPRVTLTLNGDAIYDVTGEDLRMVEDYKHAAEGYTQPTSFFVIPLADFTNKSQEGQDLSGLVTVAGDNLVLEVRTAAATAGQISGSLVPTMQADAVMGVAQPARVLLPRMYKELIPVGATGKNKYRNFPRGPRIRRLHLNGPVTDLEIIRDDIIRFERDKVLQDYLLARQQLSPQSGWYHFDPLMYHFAISDMLQTAAGKNFEINPTVSSAGDFDVLFETVEAVN, via the coding sequence ATGCGCGATATTCCAAAGGAACTATCCAGCTTTAACGGCGGCGGTTTTTCCAGTCGTTTCACGTTGAATATGGATGTAGGTCCGACTTACAAAGAAATCCATTTACGCACGAATCTGAATAATGATCAGCTTCCGCGTGTGACGTTAACCCTGAACGGTGATGCTATTTATGATGTGACCGGCGAAGATTTGCGGATGGTGGAAGACTATAAGCATGCAGCCGAAGGTTATACGCAGCCAACTAGCTTTTTCGTCATTCCGCTTGCCGACTTCACCAACAAATCGCAGGAAGGCCAAGACCTTTCCGGTCTGGTAACGGTTGCCGGTGATAACTTGGTGCTTGAGGTGCGTACCGCTGCGGCTACTGCTGGTCAGATTTCAGGTAGCCTTGTGCCGACTATGCAAGCTGATGCGGTGATGGGCGTTGCTCAGCCGGCGCGTGTGCTTTTGCCTCGTATGTACAAAGAGTTAATACCTGTTGGTGCTACCGGTAAAAATAAATACCGGAACTTTCCGCGTGGGCCTCGTATTCGTCGTTTGCACCTTAACGGGCCGGTCACTGATTTAGAAATTATCCGTGACGATATTATTCGTTTTGAGCGTGACAAGGTGTTGCAAGATTATCTCTTGGCTCGTCAGCAGTTATCACCTCAATCGGGTTGGTATCACTTTGATCCACTGATGTATCACTTTGCCATTTCGGACATGTTACAAACGGCAGCGGGTAAGAATTTCGAGATTAACCCAACTGTATCTAGTGCCGGTGATTTTGATGTGCTGTTTGAAACTGTGGAAGCGGTTAATTAA